The genomic stretch AGCTGCTGGCCGGCCTGTCGTCGGGCACCTTCATCCCGCTGACCATCGGCTTCATCGTCCGCAACCTGCCGCCGCGCTATGTCGTCTACGGCATCGCCGTCTATGCGATGAATGTCGAGCTGTCGCTGAACTTCGCCGCCTCGGTCGAAGGCTGGGTGATCGAGCATCTCGACTGGCGCTGGCTGTTCTGGGACACGGCGCTGCTGGCGCCGCTGATGGCGCTGTGCGTCCATTTCGGCATGCCGGCCGAGCCGGTGCGCCGCGACCTGCTGAAGGACGGCGACTGGTGGGGCATCGCCTATGCCAGCCTCGGCTTCGCCCTGCTCTATGCCGGGCTCGACCAGGGCAACCGGCTGGACTGGTTCAATTCCGGCCTCATCACCGGCCTGTTCCTGGCCGGCGGCCTGCTGGTCGGCGCCTTCGTCGTGCAGGAGCTGACCTGCCCCAAGCCCTGGATCACCTTCGGCGCGCTCTTCCGCGGCAACATCCCGCTCTTGTGCCTGCTGCTGGTTCTGCTGCGGCTGGTCATGCTGTCCACCGCCTATCTGGTTCCGCAATTCCTCGTCACGGTGAACAATTACCGCGCGCTGGAGGTCGGGGACACGCTGCTTCTGATAGCATTGCCGCAGTTCCTGCTGGCGCCGCTGGTCGGCACGCTGCTGCGCCATGCCGATCCGCGGGTGGTGATGGCGGCGGGCTTTGCCGCGGTTGGGCTGGCCTGTTGGCTGGCCTCGCACCTGACGGCCGACTGGGTCGGCGCCGATTTCCTGCCGTCGCAGATGTTGCAGGCCTTCGGCCAGTCCTTCGCCATGACCTCGCTGATCTACTTCAACATCAAGAACCTGTCCCAGGCCCACATCCTGGCGCTGGGCGCCCTGTTGCAGACCGCGCGCCTGCTGGGGGGCGAACTGGGCGCCGCCTTCATGCAGACCTTCGTCCGCGTCCGCGAGCAGTTCCACAGCTTCCGGCTGGTGTCCGACGTGGTCGCCGGCAGCACCGACACCGTCCATCGGCTGGCCGGCACCATGGCGCGGGTCGCCGCCCGTTCCACCGGAGCCGAGGAGGCGAGCGACCGCGCCCTGTCGCTGCTGTCGGCGGCGGTGCGCAAGCAGGCCTATGTGCTGGCCTACATCGACGGCTTCGTCGTCATCGCCTGGTTCATCGTCGGCGGCCTGCTGCTGATCGCCCTGCTGCGCCCGGCCCCGAAACAGTAGAAGTGCCGAAACAGTGAGGTGGTCAGAATCTGACCACCCCTTTCCCCCCTCAGGGCCGCAAGGACTGGAGCACCAGCTCCACCATATGGGCCAGCCGTTCCTCCTTGGCCGGTTCGGCCAGCAGGTCGCGGCCGAAGATGACCGACAGGGTGTGGACGTTGGACAGGTAGAAATAGGACAGCCCGGCGATCGAGATATAGAGCTGCACCGGATCGACCCCGGCGCGGAACACCCCCTGGTCCACCCCGCGCGCCAGCACGTCGGCGATCATCTGCACGAAGGGGGAGTGCATCGACTGCACCTGCGATGAGGTCTTCAGCAGCTCCGCCCGGTGCAGGTTCTCGATGTTCAGCAGGGCCATGAATTCGGGATGGTCGATGAAATACTGCCAGGTGAAGCCGATCAGCCGGGCGATGGCGTCGGGTGGCGCCAGCTTGTCCAGGTTGAGCGTGCGTTCGGTGGCGCGGATATGGGCATAGGCCTCCTCCAGCACCGCCAGATACAGCTCCTCCTTGTTGCCGACATGGTAATAGAGCATGCGCTTGTTGGTGCCGGCCTGTTCGGCGATGCGGTCGACGCGGGCGCCGCCCAGGCCGTAGCGCGCGAACTCCTCCGTCGCGGCGGCCATGATGCGGGCCCGCGTGCCCTCCGGGTCGCGGGTCACTTTGGCTGGCGCCGCAGTGTTTGCGGCCGGCGCCGCAACGTTTGCGGGGGCGGGCGGCACCGGGTCGGGGGTGTCGGTCAGGCTGTCCATGCGGGAAGCCGGCTCCTGCGGTCCGGGGGAGGGGAGTGGTTCTCCCCCCATGGTAGAAGCCTCCGTCAACAATTTCAAATCAGGGCAATTTCAAACCACGCCCGTTTCAAACCACGCTGCGGTGCCGCTCGATGCAGGTGTCCAGCACCTCGCCCATCGGCTTTTCCCACCAGTTGCCTTGCGAGAAGATCTCGACCTCCGAAAAGCCGGCGAAGCCGCACTCCTCGACCCAGCCGCGGATGCGCGGGATGTCGATGACGCCGTCGCCCATCATGCCGCGGTCGAGCAGCAGGTCGCTGGTCGGCACCAGCCAGTCGCAGACATGGAAGGCCAGCAGCCGTTCCTTGCCGGCGCGGCGGATCTGCGCCTCCAGATCCGGGTCCCACCAGACATGATAGACGTCGACCGCCACCCCCAGCGATCCCGTCCGCTCCGGATCCAGCCGGTCGCAGAGGTCGAGCGCGTGGGCCATCGTGTTCACGCAGGCGCGGTCGGCGGCATACATCGGGTGCAGCGGCTCGATCGCCAGCGGCATCCCCGCCTTGCGGGCATAATCCAGCAGTTCGGCGATGCCGTCCTCCACCTGCGAGCGGGCCAGAGCGATGTCCTTGCTGGCCGCCGATCCGGGGCGGGAGAATTGCGGCAGTCCGCCGACCACCAGCACCAGGCAGGCGGCCCCCAGCGCTGCCGCCTCGTCCACCGCGCGGCGGTTGTCGTCGCGCACCTCCGCCGCCTTCGCCGGATCGGCCGGGAACATGCCGCCGCGGCAATAGCCGGACAGCGCCAGCTCGCCTGCCCGCACCGCCCGCACGGCGGCGTCGAGCCCGACCGCCGCCACCTGATCGCGCCAGGGCGCGACGGCGCGGATGCCACGGCGGCCGCAGGCGTCGAGGATTTCCATCAGATTGCCCTGCTTGCGCACCGTGGCCGTGTTGATCGACAGCCAGCGATGATCTCCGGAAAAGTCGCGTTTTTTGAAATCGGGCATCACGAAATCCCCCGCACCGCCAGCACCGCCGCCATCCGCTGGGCCGCGCGGTCCGGATCGGACAGCAGCCCGGCCTTGTCGGCCAGCCGGAACAGTTCGGCCAGATGCAGGGTGGAGCGCGTGCTCTCCTGCCCGCCGACCATGGTGAAATGGTCCTGATGGCCGTTCAGATAGGCCATGAAGACGACGCCGGTCTTGTAGAAGCGGGTCGGCGCCTTGAAGATGTGGCGCGACAGCGGCACGGTCGGCGCCAGGATATCGTGGAACCCCGCCTCGTCGCCCTCGGCCAGATGGGCCAGCGCCGCGGCTGCGGCCGGGGCGATGGCGTCGAAGATGCCGAGCAGCGCGTCGGAATGATGCTGCCCGTCGCCGGCGATCAGCTCGGCGTAATTGAAGTCGTCGCCGGTGTACATCCGCACGCCCGCCGGAAGGCGGCGGCGCATGGCGATCTCCTTGTCCTTGTCGAGCAGCGAGATCTTGATGCCATCCACCTTCGCCGCGTAGTTGCCGATGATCGACAGCGCGGTGTCCATCGCCGCATCGACATCCTTGGCGCCCCAATATCCCGCCAGCGCCGGATCGAACATGTCGCCCAGCCAGTGCAGGATGACCGGCTGTTTCACCTGCGACAGGATGCGGCCATAGACGCGGACGTACTCCTCCGGTCCGCTGGCGACGCGGGCCAGCGCGCGCGACGCCATCAGGATGATGCGGCCGTCGAGCGCCTCGATGGCCTCGATCTGCTCCTCATAGGCGCGGATGACGTCGTCGACGCTGCGGGCGTTTTCCGGCGGCAGATGGTCGGTGCCGGCGCCGCAGGCGATCACCCCGCCGCGCGCCCTGGCCGCCGACTGCGACCGCCGGATCAGCTCCAGCGAGGTCGGCCAGTCCAGCCCCATGCCGCGCTGCGCCGTGTCCATCGCCTCGGCGACGCCGAGGCCGAGGTCCCACAGATGCTCGCGGAAGGCGATGCTCCGGTCCCAGTCGATGGCCGGGGCCAGCCACGGATCGCCTTCGGCGAGCGGGTCGGCGACCATATGGGCGGCGGCGAAGGCGATGCGGGTCAGCGGCCGGTCGGTGCGGGCGGGGAAGCCGCGCGGCGGGGCCAGCCTGTAGCTCTCGATGCTGCGGTCGGCGCGGGGAAGGCGGATGGTCGGCATGGGATGGTGTTCCTGGGTAGGTCAGGGGAGAGGGGTGGGGGAGGGGGCGATCCGCACCCCTCCCGCTCGACGCCTCACCCCGCGATGGCCGGCACGTCGACCCAGCGGCGCTCGCGCCAGCTCTGCAGCGCGCATTCCACCAGCTGGACGCCCTTGGCGCCTTCGATCAGGCCGTGCTTGTAGGGCGCATCCTCCACCACATGGCGGATGAAGGACTCCCACTGCACCTTGAAGCCGTTGTCGAACACGGCGTTGTCGGGCACAGGCTGCCAGGTGTCGTAGAAGTCGATGGTCTGCTTCTGGTCGGGGTTCCACACCGGGCGCGGCGTGCCCTGGCGCGGCTGGATCACGCAGTCGGTCAATCCTGCGACCGCCGAGCCGTTGGTGCCGTCGACCTGGAAGGTCACCAGATCGTCGCGGTAGACCCGCGTGCACCAGGAGGAGTTGATGGTGGCGATCACCCCGCCCTCAAGCTCGAACATCGCATAGGCGGCGTCGTCGGCGGTCGCCTTGTAGGGCTTGCCCGTCTCGTCCCAGCGCTCCGGAATGTGGGTGGCGCCCAGACAGGAGATGCTCTTCACCGTGCCGAACAGATTGTCGAGCACATAGCGCCAGTGGCAGATCATGTCGAGGATGATGCCGCCGCCATCCTCCTCGCGGTAGTTCCACGACGGCCGCTGCGCCGGCTGCCAGTCACCCTCGAACACCCAGTAGCCGAACTCGCCGCGCACCGACAGCATGCGGCCGAAGAAGCCGCTGTCGCGCAGCATGCGCAGCTTCTCCAGGCCCGGCAGGAACAGCTTGTCCTGCACCGTGCCGTTCTTCACCCCGGCCTCCTCGGCCAGCCGGACGACGC from Azospirillum sp. TSH100 encodes the following:
- a CDS encoding TetR/AcrR family transcriptional regulator, producing MDSLTDTPDPVPPAPANVAAPAANTAAPAKVTRDPEGTRARIMAAATEEFARYGLGGARVDRIAEQAGTNKRMLYYHVGNKEELYLAVLEEAYAHIRATERTLNLDKLAPPDAIARLIGFTWQYFIDHPEFMALLNIENLHRAELLKTSSQVQSMHSPFVQMIADVLARGVDQGVFRAGVDPVQLYISIAGLSYFYLSNVHTLSVIFGRDLLAEPAKEERLAHMVELVLQSLRP
- a CDS encoding MFS transporter; this encodes MSVGLAGGRLSRILLRPAQPILTHHPIVGLLGVMLGALISTLTSRITTFGLADIRGAIGAGFDEGAWITTAYTVAQMLVAPAAAFLGVVFGPRRVLLVSSLTYGLAMLALPLTGTLTGVLTFQLLAGLSSGTFIPLTIGFIVRNLPPRYVVYGIAVYAMNVELSLNFAASVEGWVIEHLDWRWLFWDTALLAPLMALCVHFGMPAEPVRRDLLKDGDWWGIAYASLGFALLYAGLDQGNRLDWFNSGLITGLFLAGGLLVGAFVVQELTCPKPWITFGALFRGNIPLLCLLLVLLRLVMLSTAYLVPQFLVTVNNYRALEVGDTLLLIALPQFLLAPLVGTLLRHADPRVVMAAGFAAVGLACWLASHLTADWVGADFLPSQMLQAFGQSFAMTSLIYFNIKNLSQAHILALGALLQTARLLGGELGAAFMQTFVRVREQFHSFRLVSDVVAGSTDTVHRLAGTMARVAARSTGAEEASDRALSLLSAAVRKQAYVLAYIDGFVVIAWFIVGGLLLIALLRPAPKQ
- a CDS encoding Gfo/Idh/MocA family protein, which gives rise to MSTKRLGLIMHGVTGRMGMNQHLIRSILAIRAQGGVTLSDGSRVMPDPILVGRNPEKMQELARRNGIERWSDNLDAALDNPDDVIFFDAGTTQMRPTLLEKAIRAGKHVYCEKPIATNLDEALRVVRLAEEAGVKNGTVQDKLFLPGLEKLRMLRDSGFFGRMLSVRGEFGYWVFEGDWQPAQRPSWNYREEDGGGIILDMICHWRYVLDNLFGTVKSISCLGATHIPERWDETGKPYKATADDAAYAMFELEGGVIATINSSWCTRVYRDDLVTFQVDGTNGSAVAGLTDCVIQPRQGTPRPVWNPDQKQTIDFYDTWQPVPDNAVFDNGFKVQWESFIRHVVEDAPYKHGLIEGAKGVQLVECALQSWRERRWVDVPAIAG
- a CDS encoding sugar phosphate isomerase/epimerase: MPDFKKRDFSGDHRWLSINTATVRKQGNLMEILDACGRRGIRAVAPWRDQVAAVGLDAAVRAVRAGELALSGYCRGGMFPADPAKAAEVRDDNRRAVDEAAALGAACLVLVVGGLPQFSRPGSAASKDIALARSQVEDGIAELLDYARKAGMPLAIEPLHPMYAADRACVNTMAHALDLCDRLDPERTGSLGVAVDVYHVWWDPDLEAQIRRAGKERLLAFHVCDWLVPTSDLLLDRGMMGDGVIDIPRIRGWVEECGFAGFSEVEIFSQGNWWEKPMGEVLDTCIERHRSVV
- a CDS encoding dihydrodipicolinate synthase family protein, with the translated sequence MPTIRLPRADRSIESYRLAPPRGFPARTDRPLTRIAFAAAHMVADPLAEGDPWLAPAIDWDRSIAFREHLWDLGLGVAEAMDTAQRGMGLDWPTSLELIRRSQSAARARGGVIACGAGTDHLPPENARSVDDVIRAYEEQIEAIEALDGRIILMASRALARVASGPEEYVRVYGRILSQVKQPVILHWLGDMFDPALAGYWGAKDVDAAMDTALSIIGNYAAKVDGIKISLLDKDKEIAMRRRLPAGVRMYTGDDFNYAELIAGDGQHHSDALLGIFDAIAPAAAAALAHLAEGDEAGFHDILAPTVPLSRHIFKAPTRFYKTGVVFMAYLNGHQDHFTMVGGQESTRSTLHLAELFRLADKAGLLSDPDRAAQRMAAVLAVRGIS